In a single window of the Methylococcus sp. Mc7 genome:
- a CDS encoding DUF3147 family protein: protein MLYYAVKLAVSLLALMAITEIAKRSTVFAALVASLPLTSLLAFIWLHCDGAPPGQIAELSSRIFWLVLPSLLLFLLLPLLLKHGLGFWTSLTISSALTALAYLGLMILLRFSGDRL from the coding sequence ATGCTGTATTACGCGGTGAAGCTGGCGGTATCGCTCCTGGCCCTGATGGCGATTACCGAAATCGCAAAACGCAGCACCGTTTTCGCGGCCCTGGTCGCATCCCTTCCCCTCACCTCCCTGCTTGCCTTCATCTGGCTGCATTGCGACGGCGCGCCTCCGGGCCAGATCGCGGAACTTTCCTCCCGCATTTTCTGGCTGGTGCTGCCCTCGCTGCTCCTGTTCCTTCTCCTGCCTTTGCTGCTGAAACACGGCCTGGGCTTCTGGACCAGCCTGACCATTTCCTCGGCGCTGACGGCTCTGGCCTATCTCGGACTGATGATACTGTTACGTTTTTCCGGCGACAGGCTCTGA
- a CDS encoding metal ABC transporter substrate-binding protein has product MPTFRILSFVLALLAAASAWGASAVGEHKLRIVASNYPLAYFAERLAGPWATVTLPAPADVDPAYWRPDAKAVGAMQKADLILLNGADYEKWLAHVALPRLKLVDTSAGFRDRFIRIESAVVHSHGPAGQHSHEGTAFTTWLDFDQAAQQAEAVAKALIAKRPELKTAVLDGLKTLHADLAGLDSEVKRITAAKPGLPLMASHPVYQYLARRYALNLKSVHWEPGEMPPEKEWTGLDKTLARHPAKTMLWEARPAAAVADDLSARGIASAVFDPCANRPESGDFLAVMRQNVENLKTSFQRR; this is encoded by the coding sequence ATGCCGACATTCCGGATCCTTTCCTTCGTCCTCGCCCTGCTCGCCGCCGCCTCCGCCTGGGGCGCGAGCGCCGTCGGCGAGCACAAGCTCAGAATCGTCGCCTCGAACTATCCTCTGGCCTACTTCGCCGAACGGCTGGCGGGCCCTTGGGCCACGGTCACCCTCCCGGCGCCGGCGGACGTCGACCCGGCCTACTGGCGGCCGGATGCGAAAGCGGTCGGCGCCATGCAGAAGGCCGACCTGATTCTGCTCAACGGCGCGGACTACGAAAAATGGCTGGCGCACGTCGCCCTGCCCCGCCTGAAACTGGTGGACACCTCGGCCGGCTTCCGCGACCGCTTCATCCGCATCGAGAGCGCGGTGGTACACAGCCACGGCCCCGCCGGCCAGCATTCGCACGAAGGCACCGCCTTCACCACCTGGCTGGACTTCGATCAGGCGGCGCAGCAGGCCGAGGCGGTCGCCAAGGCGCTGATTGCCAAACGGCCCGAACTCAAGACGGCCGTCCTCGACGGGTTAAAGACGCTGCATGCGGATCTGGCCGGCCTGGACTCTGAAGTCAAACGGATCACCGCCGCCAAACCGGGTCTGCCCCTGATGGCGTCGCACCCGGTTTACCAGTACCTCGCCCGCCGCTACGCCTTGAATCTGAAAAGCGTCCACTGGGAACCCGGCGAAATGCCGCCGGAAAAGGAATGGACCGGGCTGGACAAGACCCTGGCCCGCCACCCGGCGAAGACCATGCTGTGGGAAGCCCGGCCGGCCGCCGCAGTCGCGGACGATCTGAGTGCCAGGGGCATCGCCAGCGCGGTTTTCGACCCTTGCGCCAACCGGCCGGAATCCGGGGATTTTCTTGCCGTCATGAGACAGAACGTCGAGAATCTGAAGACATCCTTCCAGCGCCGATGA
- a CDS encoding ABC transporter permease — MRHDFYLAWRHLRHHRTRTLILVLCLSLIAALPLGLHRVLDAGEYWMTRRAEATPLLVGARGSSVDLTLGALYFSEAGVPAIRMQEADRIAATGWADPLPLYARYRVQGQPLVGVTLDYFDFRGLVPAQGELPAILGDCVLGADAAERLGLGPGDTLASTSENAFDLAGTYPLKLHVTGVLAKARSPDDHVVFVDLQTAWVIDGLGHGHAETQMAAAQPDSPFGPATVRRADAGLLTYTEITPENLGSFHFHGDPATYPISAVIALPHDVRSATLLRGRYLDEKSETEIVRPLDVTRGLLQNIFRVGALFDGILLLVGAIAFLLVALVFALSLRLRQREIETIYLLGCARLAVLRLLFAEILLIALFAGAVCAAVLAAAAPYASDLARHFILS, encoded by the coding sequence ATGAGGCACGATTTCTACCTGGCCTGGCGCCACCTGCGCCACCACCGGACGCGGACGCTGATCCTGGTGCTGTGCCTGAGCCTGATCGCCGCACTTCCGTTGGGCCTGCACCGGGTCCTGGACGCGGGCGAATACTGGATGACCCGCCGGGCCGAGGCCACGCCGCTCTTGGTCGGCGCCCGCGGCAGCTCGGTGGACCTCACGCTCGGCGCGCTGTATTTCAGCGAGGCCGGCGTGCCGGCCATCCGCATGCAGGAGGCCGACCGCATCGCCGCCACCGGCTGGGCCGACCCGCTGCCCCTCTATGCCCGCTACCGCGTGCAGGGCCAGCCGCTGGTTGGCGTCACCCTGGACTACTTCGACTTCCGGGGACTCGTACCGGCGCAGGGCGAACTGCCCGCGATTCTGGGAGACTGCGTCCTCGGCGCCGACGCCGCCGAGCGCCTCGGGCTCGGACCGGGCGACACCCTGGCATCCACTTCGGAAAACGCCTTCGACCTCGCCGGCACCTATCCGCTCAAACTTCATGTCACCGGCGTGCTGGCGAAGGCGCGTTCGCCGGACGACCATGTCGTCTTCGTCGATCTCCAGACCGCCTGGGTCATCGACGGCCTGGGCCACGGCCATGCGGAAACCCAGATGGCCGCCGCCCAACCCGATTCCCCTTTCGGCCCCGCGACTGTCCGCCGTGCCGATGCGGGACTCCTGACCTACACCGAGATCACCCCCGAGAACCTGGGTTCGTTCCACTTCCACGGCGATCCGGCCACCTACCCGATCAGCGCCGTGATCGCCCTGCCTCACGACGTCCGGTCGGCGACCCTACTGCGGGGGCGCTACCTGGATGAAAAATCGGAGACCGAGATCGTCCGCCCGCTGGATGTGACCCGCGGCCTGCTGCAGAACATCTTCCGTGTGGGTGCGCTGTTCGACGGCATCCTGCTGCTGGTGGGCGCCATCGCCTTCCTCCTCGTCGCCCTGGTGTTCGCGCTGTCACTGCGCCTCCGGCAACGGGAAATCGAAACGATCTACCTGCTCGGCTGCGCCCGGCTCGCCGTGCTGCGCCTGCTGTTCGCGGAGATTCTGCTCATCGCGCTGTTCGCGGGCGCGGTCTGCGCCGCCGTGCTGGCCGCCGCCGCCCCCTATGCCTCCGATCTTGCCCGCCATTTCATCCTGAGTTGA
- a CDS encoding ABC transporter ATP-binding protein, producing MIDIENLSFRYPGSGFGVALPALRIERGARVAIIGPSGAGKTTLLKLIAGILAPDTGTVRVDGVTVSALDDGARRNFRISRVGFVFQELELLDYLSVFDNIVHPYRINRVLKLDRRVRDRARELAEQTGLADKLAALPRELSQGERQRTAVCRALLIEPGLVLADEATGNLDPANKLRIIELLIRAAERKRATLLAVTHDHELLPLFDRVIDIRQPQVQQAE from the coding sequence ATGATCGACATCGAAAACCTGAGTTTCCGCTATCCCGGCAGCGGCTTTGGCGTCGCCTTGCCCGCCTTGCGCATCGAACGCGGCGCCAGGGTCGCCATCATCGGACCCAGCGGGGCGGGGAAAACCACCCTGCTGAAACTCATCGCCGGCATTCTGGCTCCGGACACCGGGACCGTCCGCGTGGACGGCGTCACCGTCAGTGCACTGGATGACGGCGCGCGGCGGAATTTCCGGATTTCCCGCGTCGGCTTCGTGTTTCAGGAACTCGAACTGCTCGACTACCTCAGCGTGTTCGACAACATCGTGCATCCCTACCGGATCAACCGGGTGCTGAAGCTGGACCGGCGGGTGCGGGACAGAGCCCGCGAGCTGGCGGAACAGACCGGCCTGGCGGACAAGCTCGCCGCGCTGCCGCGGGAGCTGTCCCAGGGCGAGCGGCAAAGGACGGCGGTTTGCCGTGCGTTGCTGATCGAGCCGGGCCTGGTGCTGGCCGACGAGGCGACCGGCAACCTCGATCCGGCCAACAAGCTCAGGATCATCGAACTGCTGATCCGGGCCGCGGAGCGCAAGCGGGCCACCCTGCTGGCCGTCACCCACGACCACGAACTGCTGCCGCTGTTCGACCGCGTCATCGACATCCGCCAACCCCAGGTCCAGCAAGCAGAATAA
- a CDS encoding copper resistance CopC family protein, whose protein sequence is MRKPIPSLAAILAGLALADAAGAANAAEDGALAAANPFLARTVDTPVHLAHAILVKAIPDRDATVTDVPEEVLLTFNEGVGNDFLALAVVDGEGKRVDNHDARLDFTDRSKLRTSVSKLNPGRYMVRYRVLSADGHVVSGKYFFQVQNP, encoded by the coding sequence ATGAGAAAACCCATCCCATCCCTGGCCGCGATCCTCGCCGGCCTGGCCTTGGCCGACGCGGCGGGAGCCGCGAACGCCGCGGAAGACGGCGCGCTGGCCGCCGCCAATCCTTTCCTTGCCCGGACGGTGGACACGCCCGTCCATCTGGCCCACGCCATCCTGGTCAAGGCGATACCGGACCGGGACGCCACGGTCACCGACGTGCCCGAGGAGGTCCTTTTGACCTTCAACGAAGGCGTGGGCAACGACTTCCTCGCCCTGGCCGTGGTCGACGGCGAAGGCAAGCGCGTCGACAACCACGACGCCAGGCTCGATTTCACCGACCGCTCCAAGCTGCGGACCTCGGTTTCCAAGCTCAACCCCGGCCGCTACATGGTTCGCTACCGGGTGCTCTCCGCCGATGGCCATGTGGTCAGCGGCAAATATTTCTTTCAAGTCCAGAACCCCTGA
- a CDS encoding sialidase family protein — translation MTYPIIAGLNEIQGLDVAVDGRSIHALLVEKPADGGRSRVVHVHSEDGGQTWTPPNFLNRPDDPPVIARPGNDARLAVKGKDIVAAWQTQGELPGTGPMHIVGSRDGGKTWTRGGNPATGDTLKNQAYLSLVADPDGAFHLAWLDDREETGDTQGLRYASSKDGGLHWSPEATLDPAVCTCCWSRLAVLPDGTLSVLYRDADPRDMKLFLRPGQAGGWRPAGPVGAFGWHFTGCPHCGGGLAGSKAGNGRATLHSVVWTGKEDSAGLFYLKSADAGRNWSAPRKVGDGQSRDGDIAALDQGTLAIAFTRSTAAGTAVQLMQSGDDGVHWSEPTLLSAEPAKARHPRILATPFGFRVFWTETRPDGRKTWAVAAPKTETKTRRDS, via the coding sequence GTGACCTACCCCATCATCGCCGGACTGAACGAGATTCAAGGCCTGGATGTCGCGGTCGACGGCCGGTCCATCCACGCCCTGCTGGTGGAGAAGCCGGCGGACGGCGGCCGCTCCCGCGTGGTCCACGTGCATTCGGAGGACGGCGGGCAAACCTGGACGCCGCCGAATTTCCTGAACCGCCCGGACGACCCGCCGGTCATCGCCCGGCCTGGCAACGACGCGCGGCTCGCCGTCAAGGGGAAAGACATCGTGGCCGCCTGGCAGACGCAAGGGGAACTGCCGGGCACCGGCCCGATGCACATCGTCGGCTCGCGCGACGGCGGCAAGACCTGGACGCGGGGCGGCAATCCCGCGACCGGAGACACCCTGAAAAACCAGGCCTACCTGTCCCTGGTGGCCGATCCGGACGGAGCGTTCCATCTGGCTTGGCTGGACGACCGCGAGGAAACCGGGGATACCCAGGGGCTGCGCTACGCCAGTTCGAAAGACGGCGGATTGCACTGGAGCCCCGAAGCCACCCTGGACCCGGCGGTCTGCACCTGCTGCTGGAGCCGGCTCGCGGTTCTGCCGGACGGCACGCTGTCCGTGCTGTACCGCGACGCCGATCCGCGCGACATGAAGCTTTTCCTGCGCCCCGGCCAAGCCGGAGGCTGGCGGCCCGCCGGGCCGGTCGGCGCCTTCGGCTGGCATTTCACCGGCTGCCCCCACTGCGGCGGCGGACTGGCCGGCAGCAAGGCCGGGAACGGCCGGGCGACGCTGCACAGCGTGGTCTGGACGGGCAAGGAAGACTCGGCCGGCCTGTTCTATCTGAAGTCGGCGGACGCCGGCAGGAACTGGTCCGCACCCCGGAAAGTCGGCGACGGCCAAAGCCGCGACGGCGACATCGCGGCACTCGACCAGGGAACGCTGGCCATCGCCTTCACCCGCAGCACGGCGGCCGGCACCGCCGTCCAGCTCATGCAGTCCGGCGACGACGGCGTTCACTGGTCGGAGCCCACTCTCCTCAGCGCCGAGCCCGCCAAGGCCCGGCACCCGAGAATCCTGGCCACGCCTTTCGGATTCCGGGTGTTCTGGACCGAAACCCGCCCCGATGGGCGGAAAACCTGGGCCGTCGCGGCCCCGAAAACCGAAACCAAAACACGACGAGATTCATGA
- the lexA gene encoding transcriptional repressor LexA: MKPLTVRQREILDCIRRSVEDEGSPPTIAEIARAIGVNSPHGVREQLRALERKGVIELIPSASRGIRLLAKAEEPGLPLIGKVAAGRPLMTEAQVERHCRLGPELFEHKGDYLLRVQGMSMRDAGIIDGDLLVVQQAQEARSGQIVVARLHDEVTVKRLRLEGAVGYLEPANPEFSVIAVDLERQPLCIEGIVVGVIRTRVD, translated from the coding sequence ATGAAGCCCCTGACTGTCCGCCAGCGCGAAATCCTGGACTGCATCCGCCGCAGCGTGGAAGACGAAGGTTCCCCCCCCACCATCGCCGAGATCGCCCGCGCCATCGGGGTCAATTCGCCCCACGGGGTGCGCGAGCAGTTGCGCGCGCTGGAGCGCAAGGGCGTGATCGAGCTGATCCCTTCCGCCTCGCGCGGCATCCGCCTGCTCGCCAAGGCCGAGGAGCCCGGCTTGCCCCTGATCGGCAAGGTCGCGGCGGGACGGCCGCTGATGACCGAGGCCCAGGTCGAGCGCCACTGCCGGCTGGGGCCGGAGCTGTTCGAGCACAAGGGCGATTATCTGCTGCGGGTCCAGGGCATGAGCATGCGCGACGCCGGCATCATCGACGGCGACCTGCTGGTGGTGCAGCAGGCGCAGGAAGCCCGCTCCGGCCAGATCGTGGTGGCGCGCCTCCACGACGAGGTGACCGTGAAGCGCCTGCGGCTGGAAGGCGCCGTGGGCTATCTGGAGCCCGCCAATCCCGAGTTTTCCGTCATCGCCGTCGATCTGGAACGCCAGCCGCTTTGCATCGAGGGCATCGTGGTCGGCGTGATCCGCACCCGGGTGGACTGA
- the imuA gene encoding translesion DNA synthesis-associated protein ImuA, whose protein sequence is MAGKAEALAELLDRDPRVWRGRRPAAWRAPVIPSGHAALDAALPGGGWPAGALTEIVAPLQGIGELRLLLPLMRRIAGDGRRLVWVAPPFEPYAPALVQAGVEIGRMLVVSVADRRRDLGWALELLLRHPETGLVLAWPRTLPPSAWRRLQLAAAESGALGMLFSDGAAGGTAAALRLSLEVCEAGLELRILKARGGFGGARIRLML, encoded by the coding sequence ATGGCCGGGAAGGCGGAGGCACTGGCCGAGCTGCTGGACCGCGACCCGCGGGTCTGGCGCGGGCGCCGGCCGGCAGCCTGGCGGGCGCCGGTCATCCCCAGCGGTCATGCGGCGCTGGATGCGGCACTGCCGGGCGGCGGCTGGCCGGCGGGTGCCCTGACCGAGATCGTCGCGCCGCTCCAGGGCATCGGCGAACTGCGGCTGCTGCTGCCGCTGATGCGGCGCATCGCCGGGGACGGCCGCCGGCTGGTGTGGGTCGCGCCGCCGTTCGAGCCTTATGCGCCGGCGCTGGTCCAGGCCGGGGTCGAGATCGGGCGGATGCTGGTGGTGTCGGTCGCGGACCGCAGGCGAGATTTGGGCTGGGCGCTGGAACTGCTGCTGCGCCATCCCGAGACCGGTCTGGTGCTGGCCTGGCCCCGGACGCTGCCGCCATCCGCCTGGCGCCGTCTGCAGTTGGCGGCGGCGGAAAGCGGCGCGCTCGGCATGCTGTTCTCCGACGGCGCTGCCGGCGGCACGGCGGCGGCACTGCGTCTGAGTCTCGAGGTCTGCGAAGCCGGGCTGGAACTGCGGATACTCAAGGCCCGCGGCGGCTTCGGCGGGGCGCGCATCCGCTTGATGCTGTGA
- a CDS encoding DNA polymerase Y family protein encodes MALARAYHFPSLPAEPPCEAPAAEAAPLWLALHFPALALEALGVAAPEPLAVTEAGGGRLRVHSASAAAEAQGVAPGMALAEAQALCPGLTPVNRDPEAEQRTLSRLAERCLRFTPWISLDFPATLQLEVRGSLRLFGGPEALAEKACQTSAAEGHAVQCGLAPTPAAAWLLARAGFPAPVLEAGALRSALGDLSIAALGIDDRLTGRLARAGLRVLRDLWRMPRDGLARRYGRDLQRRLDEAAGSRPQPLRQFHAPPRFRAERELAMETEDLTQVFPLVEALLAEFEAFLRSRDAVAAGLELELRHARAAPMRVCLRPRRAGREARQFAALLRERLDRLALAAPVRGLLLRSAGLQPFTLPMVDLFAPEAASGEAWDELLDRLQARLGPQALRQPVLRADHRPERTESGDAPRSGEAARSPRPLWLLPRPRLLSKRDIRILPECERIETGWWDGGPVRRDYHVAVDEAGARLWVYGDAGTAGPWHLHGLFG; translated from the coding sequence ATGGCCCTGGCGCGCGCTTATCATTTCCCCTCTCTCCCGGCGGAACCGCCATGCGAGGCCCCCGCGGCCGAGGCCGCGCCGCTCTGGCTGGCGCTGCATTTCCCCGCGCTTGCGCTGGAGGCTTTGGGGGTCGCGGCGCCCGAACCGCTCGCCGTCACCGAAGCCGGTGGCGGCCGGCTCCGGGTTCACAGTGCTTCGGCGGCAGCCGAAGCGCAAGGTGTCGCCCCCGGCATGGCCTTGGCCGAAGCCCAGGCGCTCTGTCCCGGGCTGACGCCAGTGAACCGTGATCCGGAGGCCGAGCAGCGTACCCTTTCCCGGCTGGCGGAACGCTGCCTGCGATTCACCCCCTGGATCAGCCTGGACTTCCCGGCTACCCTGCAATTGGAGGTCCGCGGCAGCCTGCGGCTGTTCGGCGGGCCGGAGGCGCTGGCCGAAAAAGCGTGCCAAACCAGCGCGGCGGAGGGCCACGCGGTGCAATGCGGTCTGGCACCGACGCCCGCGGCGGCTTGGCTGCTGGCGCGGGCAGGGTTCCCGGCGCCGGTGCTCGAGGCCGGGGCGTTGCGTTCCGCGCTGGGCGACCTATCCATCGCCGCGCTGGGCATCGACGATAGGCTCACCGGCCGCCTGGCCCGTGCCGGACTGCGGGTGCTGCGCGATCTCTGGCGCATGCCGCGGGATGGCCTGGCGCGCCGCTACGGCCGCGATCTGCAGCGGCGGCTGGACGAGGCCGCGGGCAGCCGGCCGCAGCCGCTGCGGCAGTTCCATGCCCCACCCCGGTTCCGCGCCGAGCGCGAACTGGCGATGGAAACCGAAGACCTGACCCAGGTTTTCCCGCTGGTCGAAGCCCTGCTGGCGGAATTCGAGGCTTTCCTGAGGAGCCGCGATGCCGTCGCCGCCGGGCTGGAACTCGAACTGCGGCATGCCCGCGCCGCGCCGATGCGGGTTTGCTTAAGGCCACGCCGGGCGGGACGGGAGGCCCGGCAATTCGCAGCCCTGCTGCGCGAGCGGCTGGACCGGCTGGCGCTGGCCGCCCCCGTTCGTGGCTTGCTGCTGCGAAGCGCCGGCCTCCAGCCGTTCACGCTGCCGATGGTGGATCTGTTCGCGCCCGAGGCGGCCAGCGGGGAGGCTTGGGACGAACTGCTCGACCGCCTCCAGGCCAGGCTGGGACCGCAGGCCTTGCGCCAGCCCGTGCTCCGCGCCGATCACCGGCCGGAGCGGACGGAATCCGGCGACGCGCCCCGCAGCGGCGAGGCGGCGCGATCGCCCCGGCCGCTGTGGCTGCTGCCTCGGCCTCGGCTTTTATCCAAGCGGGACATCCGCATCCTGCCCGAGTGCGAGCGGATCGAAACCGGCTGGTGGGACGGCGGGCCGGTGCGGCGCGATTATCACGTGGCGGTCGACGAGGCCGGGGCGCGGCTGTGGGTCTACGGCGACGCCGGCACGGCGGGTCCCTGGCATTTGCACGGCCTGTTCGGCTGA
- a CDS encoding error-prone DNA polymerase, with amino-acid sequence MFAELHALSNFSFLRGASHPKELVAEAARLGYAALALTDECSLAGAVRAHAEAKTLGFKLIIGAEFRLGDGPKLVLLAMDRRGYGQLAAFITLGRRAAEKGEYRLLRHQLETHGLDHCLTLWLPEDAPDAETGAWLARLFPARCWIGVELFLGGEDRRRLSTLQALGERLGLPLVACNDVHMHARERQPLQDTLTAIRLGQPLAELGYELFPNGERHLRPVESLARIYPRALLEESLRIAERCRFSLDELRYEYPAELVPDGYTAIVWLRELTRQGMARRWPEGAPDKVRRQVEHELELIGAMAYEPFFLTVHDVVEFARSRGILCQGRGSAANSAVCYCLGITEVDPARLDLLFERFISKERNEPPDIDVDFEHERREEVIQYIYRKYGRHRAALAASLVTYRIRSAVRDVARALGFSPSRIDAVARVLDRHGVAETLPERLAEAGFAPENPAVRRLLALVQTLVGFPRHLSQHVGGFVIAAEDLSHWVPVENAAMPERTVIQWDKDDLESLGLLKVDVLSLGMLTAIRKALGYVGKGLGRPLALADIPPEDPAVYEMLQRADSIGVFQVESRAQMSMLPRLRPKSYYDLVIQIAIVRPGPIQGDMVHPYLTRRAGLEPVSYPSPDVEKVLKRTLGVPIFQEQVMQLAMVAAGFTPGEADQLRRAMAAWHRKGGLEPFEKKLMDGMRERGYEERFARQIYRQIQGFGEYGFPESHSASFALLAYVSAWLKCHHPAAFACALLNSQPMGFYGPSQLIQDARRHGVAVRPIDVNHSDWDCALEPGDSPVPALRLGLRLVNGFSSAAARRLSEARRQGPFQSVQDLASRARLERRELEALAAADALRGLGGHRHRAFWEAAGVETPTPLHAEPQFAEAAPLLRKPGEAEDVIADYAAAGASLRRHPLSLLRERLDRHGFRTAEALWQVRNGAIARVAGLVVCRQRPMTANGTTFVTIEDETGQINLIVWPATAQAQRRALLRAHLLAVSGTVQQEEGVLHLVAGRLEDIGKWLDGLVVKSRDFQ; translated from the coding sequence ATGTTCGCCGAGCTGCATGCCTTGAGCAATTTCAGCTTCCTGCGCGGCGCCTCGCATCCCAAGGAACTGGTCGCCGAAGCGGCCCGGTTGGGCTATGCGGCGCTGGCGCTCACCGACGAATGCTCGCTGGCCGGCGCGGTGCGCGCCCATGCCGAGGCCAAGACGCTCGGCTTCAAGCTCATCATCGGCGCCGAATTCCGTCTGGGGGACGGCCCCAAGCTGGTGCTGCTGGCGATGGACCGCCGCGGCTACGGCCAGCTCGCGGCCTTCATCACCCTGGGCCGGCGGGCGGCGGAGAAAGGGGAATACCGGCTGCTCCGCCATCAGTTAGAAACCCACGGGCTCGACCATTGCCTCACGCTCTGGCTGCCGGAAGACGCGCCGGATGCCGAAACCGGCGCCTGGCTGGCACGGCTGTTCCCGGCCCGCTGCTGGATCGGCGTCGAGCTGTTCCTGGGCGGAGAAGACAGACGCCGCCTCTCCACCCTGCAGGCGCTGGGCGAGCGGCTGGGGCTGCCCCTGGTTGCCTGCAACGACGTCCACATGCATGCCCGCGAGCGCCAGCCGCTGCAGGACACCCTGACCGCCATCCGTCTCGGCCAGCCGCTGGCGGAACTCGGCTACGAACTGTTTCCGAACGGCGAGCGCCATCTGCGCCCCGTCGAATCCCTGGCGCGGATTTATCCGCGGGCACTCCTCGAAGAATCGCTGCGCATCGCCGAACGCTGCCGGTTTTCGCTGGACGAGCTGCGCTACGAATACCCGGCCGAGCTGGTGCCGGACGGCTACACGGCCATCGTCTGGCTGCGCGAACTGACCCGGCAAGGCATGGCGCGACGCTGGCCGGAAGGCGCGCCCGACAAGGTGCGGCGGCAGGTCGAGCACGAGTTGGAACTGATCGGCGCCATGGCTTACGAGCCGTTCTTCCTGACCGTGCACGACGTGGTCGAGTTCGCCCGCAGCCGCGGCATCCTGTGCCAGGGCAGGGGATCGGCGGCCAATTCGGCGGTGTGCTATTGCCTCGGGATCACCGAGGTCGACCCGGCCCGGCTCGACCTGTTGTTCGAGCGCTTCATCTCCAAGGAGCGCAACGAGCCCCCCGACATCGACGTGGATTTCGAGCACGAGCGGCGCGAGGAGGTCATCCAGTACATCTACCGCAAGTACGGCCGCCACCGGGCGGCGCTGGCGGCCAGCCTCGTCACCTACCGCATCAGGAGCGCGGTGCGCGACGTCGCCCGCGCCCTGGGCTTTTCGCCGTCGCGGATCGATGCCGTGGCGCGGGTGCTCGACCGCCACGGCGTCGCGGAGACGCTGCCCGAGCGCCTGGCCGAAGCCGGGTTCGCGCCCGAAAACCCGGCGGTGCGGCGTCTGCTGGCCCTGGTACAGACGCTGGTGGGTTTTCCCCGCCATCTGTCCCAGCACGTGGGCGGCTTCGTCATCGCCGCCGAGGATCTGTCGCACTGGGTGCCGGTGGAGAACGCCGCCATGCCCGAACGCACCGTGATCCAGTGGGACAAGGACGACCTGGAATCCTTAGGCCTCCTCAAGGTCGACGTCCTCTCCTTGGGCATGCTGACCGCGATCCGCAAGGCGCTGGGCTACGTGGGCAAGGGCCTGGGCCGACCGTTAGCGCTGGCCGACATCCCGCCGGAAGACCCGGCGGTGTATGAGATGCTGCAGCGGGCCGACAGCATCGGCGTATTCCAGGTGGAATCGCGGGCGCAGATGAGCATGCTGCCGAGGCTGCGGCCCAAGAGCTACTACGACCTGGTGATCCAGATCGCCATCGTCCGGCCCGGACCGATCCAGGGCGACATGGTGCATCCCTACCTGACCCGGCGGGCCGGGCTGGAGCCGGTGTCCTATCCCAGCCCCGACGTGGAGAAGGTGCTGAAGCGGACGCTGGGTGTGCCGATCTTCCAGGAGCAGGTGATGCAACTGGCCATGGTCGCCGCCGGATTCACGCCGGGCGAGGCCGACCAACTGCGCCGCGCCATGGCCGCCTGGCACCGCAAAGGGGGGCTGGAGCCGTTCGAAAAGAAGCTGATGGACGGGATGCGCGAACGCGGCTACGAGGAGCGCTTCGCCCGCCAGATCTACCGCCAGATCCAGGGCTTTGGCGAATACGGCTTTCCCGAGTCGCATTCCGCCAGCTTCGCCCTCCTGGCCTACGTCTCGGCCTGGCTCAAGTGCCACCATCCCGCCGCCTTCGCCTGCGCCCTCCTCAACAGCCAGCCGATGGGCTTCTACGGCCCCTCCCAGCTCATCCAGGACGCCCGCCGCCACGGCGTCGCAGTGCGCCCGATCGACGTCAACCACAGCGACTGGGATTGTGCGCTGGAGCCGGGTGACTCGCCCGTTCCGGCCCTTCGGCTGGGTCTGCGCCTGGTCAACGGATTTTCGTCCGCTGCGGCACGACGCCTGAGCGAAGCCCGCCGGCAGGGACCGTTCCAAAGCGTCCAGGACCTCGCCAGCCGCGCCCGGCTCGAGCGCCGCGAGCTGGAGGCACTGGCCGCCGCCGACGCCCTGCGCGGGCTCGGCGGCCACCGCCACCGCGCCTTCTGGGAAGCCGCCGGCGTAGAGACGCCGACCCCGCTCCATGCCGAACCGCAATTCGCCGAAGCCGCGCCCCTGCTGAGGAAACCGGGCGAAGCCGAGGACGTCATCGCCGACTACGCCGCCGCCGGCGCCAGCCTGCGCCGCCACCCCTTGAGTCTCCTGCGGGAACGGCTGGACCGCCACGGCTTCCGCACCGCCGAAGCGCTATGGCAGGTGAGGAATGGCGCCATCGCCCGCGTCGCCGGCCTCGTGGTCTGCCGCCAGCGCCCCATGACCGCCAACGGCACCACCTTCGTCACCATCGAAGACGAAACCGGCCAGATCAACCTCATCGTCTGGCCCGCCACCGCCCAGGCCCAACGCCGTGCACTGCTGCGCGCCCACCTCCTCGCGGTATCCGGCACCGTGCAGCAGGAAGAAGGCGTATTGCACCTCGTCGCCGGGAGGCTGGAAGATATCGGAAAATGGCTGGACGGGTTGGTGGTAAAGTCCAGGGATTTTCAGTGA